In Nycticebus coucang isolate mNycCou1 chromosome 9, mNycCou1.pri, whole genome shotgun sequence, the following are encoded in one genomic region:
- the LOC128593914 gene encoding LOW QUALITY PROTEIN: T-complex protein 11 X-linked protein 1-like (The sequence of the model RefSeq protein was modified relative to this genomic sequence to represent the inferred CDS: inserted 1 base in 1 codon) — protein MPKSEETVLQNDPNEAKCGAHNSETSEKNQEEEDFCLNNDSPRLIETINEVSRMSIAHEIMVNQDFYMEENVLSPNSLEDRFMETLYNVFWDHLREQLLSNPPKFTCALELMTEVKEVLLSLLLPRHIRLKNEIKDVLDMDLXQEAECGALDVSRLSSYTLSLMTLLCAPVRDEAVKKLQSITDPAQLLRGSFHVLGLMKMDMANYTIQSIRPYLQEYSIHCERAKFQELLDKQPNLLDYTKKWLTKAATDLITPCLNAPDIPSSSSMACSPPDKADSADGQNPGPGNGVPFAPLDYIGLSLTSD, from the exons ATGCCCAAGAGTGAGGAAACTGTACTCCAAAATGATCCCAATGAAGCAAAGTGTGGAGCCCATAATTctgaaacatcagagaagaacCAAGAAGAGGAAGACTTCTGTTTAAATAACGACTCTCCTCGTCTAATAGAAACAATTAACGAAGTTTCCAGGATGAGCATTGCTCATGAAATCATGGTAAACCAAGATTTCTACATGGAAGAGAATGTTTTATCTCCAAACAGTCTGGAAGACAGGTTCATGGAGACATTGTACAATGTTTTTTGGGACCATTTAAGAGAACAACTGTTGAGTAATCCTCCCAAATTCACTTGTGCTCTTGAACTTATGACAGAAGTTAAGGAGGTTTTGCTATCACTGCTATTACCACGCCACATCCGcctaaaaaatgagattaaagacGTTCTGGACATGGATC CTCAAGAAGCAGAATGTGGAGCCCTAGACGTCTCTCGTCTCTCTAGCTACACTCTTAGTTTGATGACCCTGCTATGTGCACCAGTCCGAGATGAAGCAGTAAAGAAACTACAGAGCATAACAGACCCAGCACAGTTACTGAGGGGCAGCTTCCATGTTCTGGGCCTAATGAAAATGGACATGGCGAACTACACCATCCAGAGCATTCGACCCTACCTGCAGGAATATTCCATCCATTGTGAAAGAGCTAAATTCCAGGAACTCCTTGACAAACAACCCAATCTCCTTGATTACACCAAGAAATGGCTaaccaaagcagccacagacctCATTACACCATGTCTGAATGCTCCTGACATCCCCAGCTCCTCCAGCATGGCCTGTTCACCTCCAGACAAGGC agactctgctgatGGACAGAATCCGGGTCCAGGAAATGGGGTCCCATTTGCGCCACTTGACTATATTGGCCTCAGTCTTACGAGTGACTAG